The Fundulus heteroclitus isolate FHET01 unplaced genomic scaffold, MU-UCD_Fhet_4.1 scaffold_469, whole genome shotgun sequence nucleotide sequence ATGCAAAGTAATTTGTTCCCTATAAGGAATGCCAAAAActgatattgtttttattgtaactAAACAATAAGAAAGTTGCTTTTATGACGTATGAGATAAAATCTAACTGTTTTAGTATAGGAGGAATTTACAGTGCATCTGGAAAGTAATTAGAGCTTCGcttcttccacattttgttgtgttacaGCTTTATTACTAAAAGGATTTTTGCCATCAACATTCAACACAAAATATCCCATATTGAGAAGCTTTAAAAAGTggtttgaaatgttttgcaaatgcagtaaaaaaaaaataaaactaacagcaAACTCCTGTTCAATAGAATTGACAGGGATTGTTGAGGACTGATTTGGCACCTTTGGCATCCAGTATTTATGGATTTCTTTGTCGGCTTTTTGGAATATGTTCTGCCCTTCTCTGTAGATCCCGTCATAATCTGCCAGTTTTCATAGGCGGTGTCAGTAGAGATCATTCATACGTCTTTACAGAGATGTTCAGTGGATTTAAGTATCCTTCCTATCCAAATGATGCGTATCAGTGGAAGAAGGGAGCATCTGAGCTGCCAAGGCAAAGACTGGGATTTGTGTGTGTTGGAAGTGTTGTGAATACTTCACAAATGCGCTGTAAAATCTGCTCTGGAAGGTAGAAAAAAATTAGGAATTACATAACATTATGTTGGAATATTCTGACTTTCACAGAGCTATTTAAAATCAGATAAAAGTTCAGGAAATCTAAAGCTCTAGTTAAGCGAAATTTACCAAAAAGGTTTAAATCTgactttttctttgttgttaatCATACATTAGTTGCTTTCGTATTAAACATGTTCCCGTCTGTTTTTGCAGAATCAGCTGTCTGGGAACTTGCTGAGAAAGTTCAAGAACAGCAACGGGTGGCAGAAGCTCTGGGTGGTCTTCACCAACTTCAGTCTGTTTTTCTACAAGTCCCACCAGGTGATAAACCAACACGAGTCATGCTGTTTGCACAGTGAACCCCTTTCACCTCTTCGTCCTGCTGTTTTTCCCCTTCCTCCGACATCACATCCCCGTGTAGAATATCAAGCAGAAGTGCCATGTTAGCTGTGGGTGTGTGTTCCCATTTAGATTTTTGTACTTCTTGCTTCCTGCCACAGAAAGTGCTTGGTCTGCAGGTGATCTGAGTTTacacagggttcctacacaggCCAGAAAGAATGGAGTTTAATTCAATTCCAGGTCTGaatagagaaaagaaaaacagttggGAAAAGTATTAGTATCTCACAATTGTATAGCCTTGTTCCATCTATCCGTCCTTTTTCTTACAGTCTGAAGTTTTTGCCTCCTCCATATTTAAAAACCTGGCCACTGTAGACGCATTGGCAATTAGTTCATGACAAACTTCATAAACATATTTTCATAATAGTCTAGAAAACTAGAAACAACACTAgagtttttctttgaaaaatgcaGATACTACCTACTCACTGCCACAAACCTGCAAAAGTCAGGGTTGCTGGTTTAACCAGTCTAAAAAGTAATCAGACGTCACATGCTCTCCCCACTGTAACCATGTTTGCACTGATACAGGAACATGTAAGTAGTCTCAAATATTtgtaaaggtatatagccaggTTATATGCTCAGaagaaaaagaccaaaaacaatttgattatgataaaataaggttatatacaccaagcctccatcctgatactattttgatggtcctttatgtggataaaaatagctcCAGCATTGCCACAATGACCATATATAAACacatgtggcgccatctagcgacagtattgCTGAACTATCATAATGTCAGTTGCAttgattaataaatcaaaattaaataatgccggacacagcctgaccctctgaaatgtctcccagtaaagcggcagctcggcgtgatcgaagaccaaccgttattaattaactaaaacgatctacagcaactttaagagcctcatatctgaacatttactcacatcaatcaactctgcggtcacaacTGAGCAATCGGCAGCTTTAgcatccgcttcagtgaacaccaacttcatactgtattcccagtgacattccagtgtttttcctcttggaattgtatttattttagccTTTTTCCACTATATATTCTGAACATTCTTCATTGTAtcgcctggagatgctaataggcgttagccgcttccttgttttagccccatgctgcgcatgcgcagtacATACCTCcgttaaataaacatgaaatgctttatttactaacaaattgagctaaaacaaagcataaatcaccaaaataacaactaatacgccagaaggacgtgataatctttcataaatacTTTGTGAGCAACCAGAATGTGCTGCTGacgtaaacataaaaaaataattaaaaaaaagctaccggtaaataacatggctatgcacctttaaaatctTTCATATTCCCACAGGATGATTATCCTCTGGCCAGCCTCCCTCTGCTGGGGTACTCTGTCACGGTTCCCTCTGACCATGAAAACATCCACAAGGACTACGTCTTCAAGCTGCATTTTAAGTCCCACGTGTACTATTTCAGATCGGAAAGCGAATACACTTTTGAGAGGTAAACTGCTCCTCTTTCCATTatttctttccatccatctcCAGTGTTTGACTCGTCTCTCTAAAAAGTGTTTCTCTGCCTTCAGGTGGATGGAGGTCATCCGCAGTGCCACAGTCTCCTCAAGCAAGACCCGCTTCCTGAACAGCAAAGCTCCCCATCCTCACTGATTTggtgcaccccccccccttcccaaCGTCACTAATGGGTGGCATCTGCCCGTCCTGTCCTGCCCCCCTCCTTCAGCAACACTTTGCTTTCCCTCCCTGCATATCTGGGACCTTTATACATGTGTACGTGCACACTTGGTGCTCCTcattttttaatgctttaaatGGTGACACGTCCGCTGGTTTAGACTGCATCAGAGACTGCGTTTTTATCCTCCaagtctaaaaaagaaaaaaaaaaatggaagaaaagaaaaccaaccCCTTTTTACAGATGTCATTTTCTACAGCTTTTCTAACAGCCTGGACCACTTTCCAGATTAGctggttttacattttgtcatttttgcagTGGGAACATGTCACTGTAGATTCTCTGTTAGAGGGTAAAAAGACTATAATTAAAATCCTCCCAGCGTTGtcatgttttgctttgtttcgtTTTCAGCTTTGAAGACTCCCTACTGTGTCAGTGCCAAACTGGTTTATAGCAACATCAGGGACTTTTTACGGAGTagggcgattttttttttttattttttattttttttctcccccctctgTGTGCTCATAAGAAACAGACCACCCTTTAACTATTGACGCTCTGCTCCCAGCTGGCCCAGCACAACGTTGTTGCTAAAGAAAGagaattattttactaccaGAGGTAGCTGCCATCATCACTAATGCTGTCTTAAATAAAGTAATTCCTCTATTAGCTGATCACCGTTTTATGGAAactgagtatttttttaaactcttcaGCTGGATGAGAAAAGTAAGGTCTCTCTGCATAATCTCTGCATTATGAGGGAACGTGGAACTGAACGCTTTAAGGACTGAGTGTGTAAGAAACAAAGTAGGCTTCCTGCCTCCTGCATACAGATGTTTTTATGgctctgaatgaatgaaaatatgCAGCCAAGTGTTATGAAATGGAAAATCCTCGATACTGCtcggaagttttttttttttgtttttgttttttttttagataagatggcttttggaaataaaagcaataaaataactTGACCAGTCTCAGATTTCTTTAAactcttgtttttattgtaaagccAAACAGTCTGGTTGTGTATTTCTGAATCTGGCCTGCGGATGGCGCTATTAATAAACACAGTCTCCTCAGAGCAGCCAACCCTACaggattaaaaacaaagaaaatgtttttcgtttttttaatttgctgccTTGACACTAAATTattaaatttcatttttaaaaacaaatatttccattACGTTTCATGTAAAGTCATTTTTATCCATGAGAACTGCACAATTTAACTGGAAAACAAACAACTCTATCAGAAGgaactttattaaaataaagctgttGTAAGAAAGTTGGATATTTCGCACGCCTTAAAactaattattataattaaaacacctttttgattattttcagGATTGTGGCTTTTTATGATAACATCTCCCTTTCAATTATGGTGAATTTGATGAACCTGAAATAAAATTCACTTTTACTGGTTGAAATTTCTTGACATTTTCCCATTTGCACCATTGTAGCTAAAGCTGTGCGTGGTTTGCAGACATTACACAGAATTAAAGCTTTATCAATATCCAAGGGTATCCGTCAGAAGAAGGGAGTGGGGGATCACAGTGTATTTTAATATACCATAGTGGggtaaaaacatcaacaaaataTTACTTTAGCATTTTGCCAGAACTCATGTCCTATGGAAATGACAGGACATATTTATTGGTTTAAAGTTGTCATATTTCGGGTAAGGTAAGGCTGGTCATTGATTTGTTGCTGATTATCCAGTGAGAATAAACAATTCACTTCTAAATGGATGAAGAATTTTATAAAAGGGGGCCCTGAAGAGTTATTACTAAAGGTGCTGGTCATGTAATTAGAATATTGTCCAGAAGAGGGCGGTATTCATCTCAATCAAACCCCTTCTTAACAGAATATCTGCAGTTTGTAACTCGCAGTCAGGTAGAGGAGGATGAGAAAGTATAACTTTCCAGCAGTGTGAGGTATATTTGAGGACTTTAGAATAAAATGGTTCAAGTTGGCAAGATTTAGGACAGCATCAGAGTATAAAGGTGACCAAGAACActgcattttcctttttctgatgACATACAATGCAGCCAGGCGTAAAATATTCCAGAAAGAAATGTCACATTCAAGTCCAGGTCAAGGCAGTTGTgagtgctgttgccttgcagggTGAAGGTCCTGCGTCCAAATCCTGGCTGGGGTCTCTACATCGACAGTTAATGTTCTCTCCAAGCATGCATGGGTTTTTCTGCATGCTTTGGCTTCTTCCCAGTGTctaaaaaacatgaatgttaggTTAACTGGACTCTCTTACACTTAGGACTTTGTTGTATATGGATGTTTGTATGTATGGTGTATGTTTTcttatataatttaattcaaaccTCAATGAGGACAAACATTTATCTGTGATAATGAATGTGTTCACTACAAAAAAAcgactaaaagtaagtaaacttttattgaaataagtgtatctgtccttgatttgagcagcaagtttaatgatctgccaatggaataagatttttgcacttaaaataggaacaagtcatCTCCATCGCCTTgtttcaagtgcaatatatctaaatatcttattttaggggtcaaaatactcattccattggcagatcatcaggacaaatgcactaatttaaagaacattttacttccttttacttgcttttttgcagtgctaatatgaatatgtgtatatatatatgaatatatgaaTTTGCAGAGGCATATTGCCTACAAGAACACTAATTGAAAAAAGTAGTCTCCAGTTATACTACCTTCCACATTTATTAGCATGATACCATTTTCCTTTACTGTCATACTTGGTGATGCTGACAGAATCAGAACCCCTGataataatgtttaaaatgccaaaattgtaaagtttgatttaaatatgttttaaaggggggaaaaaaacatttgtcaaaATACTGACAGCCCAAAGAGTTCTTCTGGAATAAATCTAACtaaagcagtttttctttttacctttttagttgctcatttaatgttttttgttaaagaaaGCATTTGAAATGACTTAAAGGGTAATTTCTCTTAGTCGAtgctcaaaatgggaaagacaaagaAGTGTAACATTGAGGTAAAGCATGTACAAGTACGTATGCTGATCCTCATGAGTCAGACAGCGGCTATGAGAAAATAATTCACCTAAACCTGCCTTTATCTGCAGTCAAGcaattagaaagaaaaatgaaatcaaGTGCAATGAGGGGGATGATAAATCACATGAAAAAAGCTCACTGCTAGAGAAATACAGCGCACCGTTTCACTCAGATGTTCACGATAAAAATACGTTTGTTTCCAGGCTATTATCATATTTCCAGCGAGTTCCAGTTAACATAGAgggtcctgttttttttttgtttacaggaTAAATACCTTATTCAGTCGTTTCTTGTGTCTTTATGTGAGGGCAGGAACATGTTTACAACAAAGTCGGACACAAATGAAGGGAGGTAGGACAGAGGGATCCAGAAGAACTTGGCGTCCCAGCCGGCTCCGTAACGTGTGCGTGGATACTGGGCGGTGAGCGCGTGCTCCATGCACCAGGTAACCTTGGAGATATCCGGAGAGCATAGGATGTTCATAGAGAAGCCCTGCATCCTCAtatctgtaaaagaaaacagtcaGGAAGGACTCTTTGAATTAAAACGCGTCGTTAAACTCCTTTGAGGGTTTAAACGTGCTGCTCTTCTACCCACAGTTGTCCAGGAATGTAGCTTTGTATGAGTCCTTAACGTCTTGAGGAAGGCGCGTCCACAGCCGCCTCAGATCAGCGTTGATGAGATCCACATTGGTCACTCCAGTCTTGAAGAAACCCGGCTCAATGATGCTCACCTTAATGCCAAAGGGATGCATGTCCCTCCTGGGCAGATAAAGACAATATGTGACTTTAACCCCTTGTGGACTGTTGTTGCAAAGTCATCTCAAACAACACCTTGTTGTCACATTTTCTACATCAACCAAGGATCCTGTTGGAAGTgcttttgccatttttctagtCAGTTACGTAAATCCCATTACACCCAGTCGTTCCTAATTTTCTCCATTTGCatactaaatatttaaatttccatATTTTGTATGTGctaagttgaaataaaaaaaatctacagagTTTATTATCTGTGTGACAAGAAAGACACAAGAAACAAATCAAAGCAACAAAGGGTTAAATCAACATATAGAATGCTTTGCAAATCTTTCTTGGAGGTCTTCAGCAGCCTCCAACAGCTTTTATcgccatccatcttcccatcaaccctgaccagcttctctgctgaagaaagactttccacagcctgatgctgctGACATGCTGCCATCTGCTTTTTACTCATTGAACCAGAACGGTTGACACTTCCCAGCTTTCAAGATTCCAAAatgattttattacttttaagaTCAAACCATAAGATATTGGGTCATTCGTTTTGAAAGGTTTGGTTCTTTTCCTTAAAGTATCGAGCCTGGTGGAGGGAAACAACGAAAGAAGGCCAAAATATGGACATATCTTTAATATAGTTGAAACATGTCTcaaaatagatttattttcttataaaaCACTCCAATTAACAGCCAGAAACATAGAGGCAATTCCATTGGGGGGATGTTCATCTCAAGCATCTcacaaaagtgagtacaccccttagcatttttgtaaatatttaatatctTTTCATGAGACAACTCTAAAATAGTCAATTTGCTGTCCACTCAAAGTAACTCGACACACAGCCATTAAAAGCTGCTGGCAACAAAAGTGAGGACACCTCTACGTGGAAATGTCCAAACTGTGCCCCAAGTTTTGTGTGAGTTCGGCCATCTTCATGtagagcaacatttttttttcccagaccCTCAGAGGTTTGCTATGAGGAGCCATGTTGAGCTTTCAGTGATTAGTGTGAGCGAGTCGGAGAGCGAATTTAACACACCTGCTCCCCATTCACATCTGTGGCCTTCTACTGTCAACGAGTCAAATTGCCActatggagagaaaatggctaATTGGGTACagttttggacattttcactaAGGATTGTACTCACTTTTGTTGCCAGGGATTTAGATGTTAATGGCTGTGTGCTGATATATTTTGAGGGGCAGCAAATTTACACTCATACAtactgcaaactgactgcattGTATCAAAGTATCATGTCTTTGGTGTTGTCCAATGaaaagatatgataaaatcTTAGCTAAAAGCGAGGAGTGTACTCACTTTTGTTAGACACTGAGACTTCATGGCCTTCTTATAATTTTTAGACACATGAGAAATGCTTTGAAGCCTATAACCTTTAAGTTTAATAACACTTTtaaaagacatgtttttttcccccaggtcCATTAGACTTTTTCCTCCACTAGAGGGAGTTTGGGAACcatcaaatgtttctttttcttcatgtAACTTTCAACCtgattatgtttttaaaatactgaCTAGACCCTTTACAACTGTGGAGTGCAGTACTGATCTGGCAGTACTCTTCAAAATGGTGAGACACATCAGTAgactctaattaaaaaaaaggttttcatttctCTACCTGAGGCTGTCGGAGAATGCTTCCACTCCCCATTTGGACAGACAGTATCCTCCTCCGGTGAGGGAAAGCCTCCCCAGAATACTTGCCACGTTCACCACTCTGCCCTTGGCTTTCTTCAGGAGAGGCAGAAACTGCAGGGTCACGTCAATAACCCCTATCAGGTTCACGTCCAAGACCTTTGCAAAGTCCTCCAGTTGCATCCATTGTGTCGGTCCAATGGGTATCGACCTGCCAGCATTATTCACTAGCCCCCAGAGACCTGTGGGGAAAAACAGAGGACCATCAGCGACTGGCATTAAGAACCAAAATATCCTGCAAAACATTACCTTTACAGTTTGCTATTTATCTTGTTCTACAGCAAGTTGTTATACCCTGTTTAAGAACAACATAGAGCACTAAAGAGATAAACCTAAACCTGGACACATCCGTCCAAAGTTGCATTACAAACTGAATGGGCATCGTTCACgttaaataattaattagctttcaatatttaaataaatgtctttctttCATGCTCATCCTGGGAGTAGATTAGGTGGAAATGTCTTCTTGTTAAAGGTAGTTGTTGATGCCCACTGTCACCATTTGCTTAGTGaagatgagggattgctgcaataAGCTGGTTTCTCTTTGATAGATATTTTGCTGTCAAATAAATAACTACATGCCACAGTATTTTAATATCATTTAGCTTGAACTAGACTTTAGGTTGATTCAAACCTGATTATGACCAGATTGTTTTGGAATCAATTGATTTGACCTGAATTTGGACTCTGTAAGATGTACTGTTTGCCTTACAAAGTAACTGTACTGTAATGGTGCTGTTAGGTTaggactccaagtacacaataaaacattataaaatCTCTATCAACATAGGATTTAATGAAGATAGAAGCAATATGTTTGAAATAAGCTGATGTATATAATTAGGTAAAGTtcatttttataa carries:
- the LOC118556064 gene encoding retinol dehydrogenase 7-like, producing MVSVSDTVQCFVEVLLSNLASTCVLLLACCAAVRWYIRDSYKIGGFSQKHVFITGCDSGFGNLLARQLDQKGFRVIGGCLTEKGAKDLAAATSPRLKTTLLDVTDSASIRSAVEFVSREVEDRGLWGLVNNAGRSIPIGPTQWMQLEDFAKVLDVNLIGVIDVTLQFLPLLKKAKGRVVNVASILGRLSLTGGGYCLSKWGVEAFSDSLRRDMHPFGIKVSIIEPGFFKTGVTNVDLINADLRRLWTRLPQDVKDSYKATFLDNYMRMQGFSMNILCSPDISKVTWCMEHALTAQYPRTRYGAGWDAKFFWIPLSYLPSFVSDFVVNMFLPSHKDTRND